Proteins encoded in a region of the Diabrotica virgifera virgifera chromosome 4, PGI_DIABVI_V3a genome:
- the LOC114329153 gene encoding oocyte zinc finger protein XlCOF6-like, producing MFTKNETEVKQEVDEMTCKTEIDEVLQESFKIEVKEEPASESTNYDTFNYVDVKTYPIKAELDQDDGFSCEDKKTDVSSLLTNHDRSDSHLNQYITSTTNVNTGGQQHTGEKPFKCEICTKQFSTKGYLKKHMIVHSDEKPFECEICTKQFSTKGYLKKHMIVHTDEKSFECEICTRPFSSKHNLKSHMRVHTGERPFKCELCTKQFSTKCILKNHMIVHTDKKPFRCEICNKQFSTKPLLKSHMRVHTDEKAFECNICNKQFSTKIYLKNHNMTVHIDEKPFGCEICTKHFPTKQVLKRHMRWHPSEKPFECEICTRPFSSKHHLKAHMRVHTGEKPFECEICTKQFSAKGSLTIHMKLHTGKKLFECEICNKQFSQKNSLKIHMPVHTGEKPFKCDICTRPFPSQYHLKAHMRVHTGEKPFECEICTKQFSSKEVLRKHMAVHTDEKPISCEVCTKQFATYAYLKLHMRVHTGENPIECEICTKRFSVKSYLTQHMKLHTGEKPFQCEICTKQFPMKIYLKSHMRVHTGEKLFECEICTKKFSTKQVLKSHIRVHTGEKPFQCEICTKQFPMKIYLKSHMRVHTGEKLFECEICTKKFSTKQVLKSHIRVHTGEKPFQCEICTKQFPMKIYLKSHMRVHTGEKPFECEICTKKFSTKQVLKSHIRVHTGEKPFQCEICTKQFSTKEALKLHMRVHTGEKPFECEICTKQFSKKIILKSHMRVHTGEKPLQCEICAKQFSTKEALKWHIREHTGEKPFECEICTKQFQTKEALKVHMRVHTGEKPFECEICTKQFSLKSNLKVHMTMHTDNK from the coding sequence GTTTCTCTTGTGAAGACAAGAAAACTGATGTCAGTAGCCTATTAACGAATCATGATAGAAGTGACAGTCATTTGAACCAATATATAACTTCCACTACCAATGTGAACACTGGAGGCCAACaacacactggggaaaaaccatttaaatgtgaaatttgcaccaaacagttttcaacaaaaggttatttaaaaaaacatatgatAGTGCATAGtgatgaaaaaccatttgaatgtgaaatttgcaccaaacaattTTCAACAAagggttatttaaaaaaacatatgatAGTGCATACTGACGAAAAatcatttgaatgtgaaatttgcactaGACCCTTTTCATCgaaacataatttaaaatcgcatatgagagtgcatacggGTGAAAGACCATTTAAATGTGAACTGTGCACCAAACAATTTTCAACGAAAtgcattttaaaaaatcatatgaTAGTGCATACTGATAAAAAACCATTTAGATGTGAAATTTGCAacaaacagttttcaacgaaaCCACTTTTAAAATctcatatgagagtgcatactgatGAAAAAGCATTTGAATGTAACATTTGCAACAAACAATTTTCAacaaagatatatttaaaaaaccataACATGACAGTACATATTGATGAAAAACCATTTggatgtgaaatttgcaccaaacactTTCCAacgaaacaagttttaaaaagGCATATGAGATGGCATCCtagtgaaaaaccatttgaatgtgaaatttgcactaGACCCTTTTCATCGAAACACCATTTAAAAgcacatatgagagtgcatactggtgaaaaaccatttgaatgtgaaatttgcaccaaacagttttcagcAAAGGGTAGTTTAACAATACATATGAAATTGCATACTGGTAAAAAAttatttgaatgtgaaatttgcaacaAACAATTTTCAcaaaagaattctttaaaaatacATATGCCAGTACATACTGGTGAAAAGCCATTTAAATGTGACATTTGCACTAGACCCTTTCCATCGCAATACCATTTAAAAgcgcatatgagagtgcatactggtgaaaaaccatttgaatgtgaaatttgcaccaaacagttttcatcGAAAGAAGTTTTAAGAAAGCATATGGCAGTGCATACTGATGAAAAACCAATTAGTTGTGAagtttgcaccaaacagtttgcAACATATGCATATTTGAAATTGcatatgagagtgcacactggtgaaaatccaattgaatgtgaaatttgcaccaaacggTTTTCAGTAAAGAGTTATTTAACGCAACATATGAAattgcatactggtgaaaaaccatttcaatgcgaaatttgcaccaaacagttcccaatgaaaatatatttaaaatcgcatatgagagtgcatactggtgaaaaactaTTTGAATGCGAAATTTGCACCAAAAAGTTTTCAACGAAACAAGTTTTAAAATCACACAtaagagtgcatactggtgaaaaaccatttcaatgtgaaatttgcaccaaacagttcccaatgaaaatatatttaaaatcgcatatgagagtgcatactggtgaaaaactaTTTGAATGCGAAATTTGCACCAAAAAGTTTTCAACGAAACAAGTTTTAAAATCACACAtaagagtgcatactggtgaaaaaccatttcaatgcgaaatttgcaccaaacagttcccaatgaaaatatatttaaaatcgcatatgagagtgcatactggtgaaaaaccatttgaatgcgAAATTTGCACCAAAAAGTTTTCAACGAAACAAGTTTTAAAATCACACAtaagagtgcatactggtgaaaaaccatttcaatgtgaaatttgcaccaaacaattTTCAACGAAAGAAGCTTTAAAAttgcatatgagagtgcatacaggtgaaaaaccatttgaatgtgaaatttgcaccaaacagttttcaaagaaaataattttaaaatcgcacatgagagtgcatactggtgaaaaaccattgcAATGTGAAATTTGCgccaaacagttttcaacgaaGGAGGCTTTAAAATGGCATATCAGAgagcatactggtgaaaaaccatttgaatgtgaaatttgcaccaagcAGTTTCAAACGAAAGAAGCTTTAAAAGTGCATATGAgggtgcatactggtgaaaaaccatttgaatgtgaaatttgcaccaaacaattTTCATTGAAGAGTAATTTAAAAGTGCATATGACAATGCATACTGATAATAAATAA